TTGGCGGTGGTGCCGTTGCCGAGCTGCCCGAGGTCGTTGCGTCCCCAGCAGTGCACCCGGCCCGTGTCCAGGCGGGCGCAAACGTGGTCCGCGCCCGCGGCAACTTCGACAGCCGTAGTCAATCCCGTGACGTCGAGCGGCGAGGTGCTGTCCGTGGTGTTGGAGCTGCCAAGCTGCCCGGACTGATTGCGTCCCCAGCACTTGGCATCTCCCGTGGCGAGCAGCGCGCAGGTGTGGCTACGGCCTGCGCTGACTTCGACTGCAGCAGCGACCCCCGCGACAGCGACCGGCATGTTGCTGTTCATCGTGGTTGCGTCTCCGAGCTGGCCTCGGCTGTTGTCGCCCCAGCAAACCAGGTGGCCGCTGCTCGGTCGCGCGCACGTGTGGTCGCGGCCAGCGACGATTTCGGCTGCGTCGACAAGCCCGGCAACGGCGACCGGCATGGCACTGCTGGTCGTTGACCCGTCTCCGAGCTGCCCCACGTCGTTTCGTCCCCAGCAACTTACCTGGCCACTGTTGAGTCGAGCGCA
The sequence above is a segment of the Pseudomonadota bacterium genome. Coding sequences within it:
- a CDS encoding RCC1 repeat-containing protein codes for the protein GLTDAAEVSAGRDHTCARLKSGHLKCWGRNSARQLGAVAATDHSTPVDVAGVTDAVEIAAGADHSCARLNSGQVSCWGRNDVGQLGDGSTTSSAMPVAVAGLVDAAEIVAGRDHTCARPSSGHLVCWGDNSRGQLGDATTMNSNMPVAVAGVAAAVEVSAGRSHTCALLATGDAKCWGRNQSGQLGSSNTTDSTSPLDVTGLTTAVEVAAGADHVCARLDTGRVHCWGRNDLGQLGNGTTANATMPTAVSDLCAGVPRHAGLE